One region of Primulina tabacum isolate GXHZ01 chromosome 1, ASM2559414v2, whole genome shotgun sequence genomic DNA includes:
- the LOC142554029 gene encoding uncharacterized protein LOC142554029 has product MRVSPWNQFQLVDKEVDPDIQLASGKNGLVCGCTFFVCFGRPSARLESPCHLKVGPVQNQEVLPGRAVFCKSKDLRCSDDGDGDDSSVRKIISLKSSLKKPIDLSLAATDFGGCTKDHVAFCENNGDAACQMERRKVQWTDTSGGELFQVREFEMSENGSDDEFFHCNKKACSCSIM; this is encoded by the exons ATGAGAGTGTCACCGTGGAATCAGTTCCAGTTGGTGGATAAAGAGGTTGATCCTGATATCCAGCTGGCTTCGGGAAAGAACGGGCTTGTCTGTGGGTGCACATTCTTTGTGTGCTTTGGTCGCCCATCTGCCAGACTTGAGAGCCCATGTCATTTGAAAGTTGGACCTGTGCAAAACCAAGAAGTCTTGCCAGGGCGTGCTGTTTTTTGTAAGAGCAAAGATCTGCGATGCTCTGATGATGGTGATGGTGATGATAGCAGCGTTAGAAAGATTATTAGTCTTAAGAGTAGTTTGAAGAAACCAATAGATCTTTCACTTGCTGCCACAGATTTTGGTGGCTGTACCAAGGATCACGTGGCATTTTGTGAAAATAATGGCGATGCTGCTTGTCAAATGGAGAGGAGGAAAGTGCAGTGGACAGATACTTCTGGAGGAGAGCTTTTTCAGGTTCGGGAATTTGAGATGAG CGAAAATGGATCAGACGATGAATTTTTTCATTGCAACAAAAAGGCTTGTTCTTGCAGTATTATGTAG